A stretch of the Chlamydia pecorum E58 genome encodes the following:
- a CDS encoding phospholipase D-like domain-containing protein: MICSAIEGARSRVVLKIYHITSERIITSLVKQSHKVPVSIYYQDSFNLAALTAGSSIVLDKRASGSILHKKTLLVDNSLVISGSANYTDPSLIQDINFTLRMRGSSLCNIVSSNTRGVVDVGDQIVKYYPLSRVRHRAYKDHHLPITSEINEAKSSILVAMYAFSQLEILMCLEQAITRGVKVKVITDKKEASLLQNITQGKKVRSCIYVYDQIDNADYRGLFHAKACCIDSRVLLCGSANWTSSGLNKNLEDFFVVSPLTERQIQCFSEAWAFFEERSEPAFPDSALPSTSSSSLPPTSASS; the protein is encoded by the coding sequence ATGATTTGTAGTGCTATTGAAGGTGCTAGAAGTCGGGTTGTTTTAAAAATTTATCATATTACTTCAGAAAGAATCATAACATCCTTAGTTAAGCAATCTCATAAAGTTCCTGTTAGTATTTATTATCAAGATTCTTTTAATTTGGCAGCCCTTACTGCAGGCTCTAGTATTGTATTAGATAAGAGAGCAAGTGGATCAATTTTGCATAAAAAAACACTTCTTGTGGACAATAGCCTTGTGATTTCGGGTAGTGCAAATTATACCGACCCTTCTTTAATTCAAGATATTAACTTCACATTGAGAATGCGTGGATCTTCATTGTGCAATATTGTTTCTAGCAATACGCGTGGAGTCGTAGATGTAGGAGACCAAATAGTAAAATATTATCCTCTGAGTAGAGTCAGGCATCGTGCATATAAAGATCATCATTTGCCTATTACTTCTGAGATTAATGAAGCTAAAAGTAGCATCCTTGTTGCCATGTATGCTTTCAGTCAATTAGAGATTCTCATGTGCTTAGAACAAGCTATAACAAGAGGAGTTAAGGTAAAAGTCATTACTGATAAAAAAGAAGCTTCTCTTCTTCAAAACATTACTCAGGGTAAAAAAGTTCGTTCGTGTATTTATGTTTACGATCAAATAGATAACGCAGATTATAGAGGCCTCTTTCATGCAAAGGCTTGTTGCATAGATTCTCGAGTTCTTTTGTGTGGTTCTGCCAACTGGACTAGTTCAGGATTAAATAAAAATTTAGAAGATTTTTTTGTGGTTTCTCCCCTAACAGAACGTCAAATACAGTGTTTCTCTGAAGCATGGGCATTCTTTGAAGAAAGAAGCGAACCAGCTTTCCCTGATTCAGCACTTCCTTCTACTTCCTCCTCTTCATTACCTCCGACCTCAGCTTCTTCTTAA